A portion of the Acidisoma sp. PAMC 29798 genome contains these proteins:
- a CDS encoding MFS transporter yields MSQTTPPEADVPRPRGRAASRQIIVTVAFTFCAYLTVGMPLGVLPPFVHQTLGFSAVLAGLAVSVQYLATVVTRAPVGRMTDTVGPKKMVLFGLCFCTASGLFTMLGALARPHPTLSLALLLIGRLCLGAGESGVSTGCLTWAIGRVGPMHSARIISWNGIATYGGIALGAPLGVVIQSVAGFWSLGLVMAAIALIALPVAARGPVTRLVRGPQLPFRSVLGRVLPHGIAIALGSIGFGAIASFVTLFYAGRGWGHAALALSAFGGFFILSRLLLVSSIARIGALRMAMLCFLAEGAGLLVLGVAWSPAIAIIGAALTGFGFGPIFPALGIEALERVPATSRGAALGVFSVFLDLALGVTGPAAGFIQASFGYSAIYLFAAAAAVAGGGIMIALGGMVRPTPRLP; encoded by the coding sequence ATGAGCCAAACCACGCCGCCGGAGGCGGATGTTCCCCGGCCGCGCGGCCGGGCGGCGTCCCGCCAAATCATCGTCACGGTCGCTTTCACCTTCTGCGCCTATCTCACTGTCGGCATGCCGCTCGGTGTGTTGCCGCCCTTCGTGCATCAGACGCTTGGATTTAGCGCGGTCCTCGCGGGTCTGGCCGTCAGCGTGCAATATCTCGCGACGGTGGTGACGCGGGCACCGGTCGGCCGCATGACGGATACCGTCGGGCCCAAAAAGATGGTGCTGTTTGGCCTGTGTTTTTGCACAGCCAGTGGGCTGTTCACGATGCTCGGTGCGCTCGCACGGCCGCATCCAACCCTCAGCCTCGCCTTGCTGCTCATCGGCCGGCTGTGCCTTGGCGCGGGTGAAAGCGGGGTCAGCACGGGGTGCCTCACTTGGGCGATTGGGCGAGTCGGACCGATGCACAGCGCGCGGATCATTTCCTGGAACGGCATCGCGACCTATGGCGGCATCGCCCTCGGTGCGCCGTTGGGCGTGGTCATCCAAAGCGTGGCCGGCTTCTGGAGCCTTGGCCTGGTGATGGCGGCCATCGCCCTCATCGCCTTGCCTGTTGCTGCAAGAGGCCCAGTGACGCGCCTGGTGCGGGGACCGCAACTGCCGTTTCGAAGCGTTCTCGGCCGCGTCCTGCCACATGGCATCGCCATCGCGCTGGGCTCCATCGGCTTCGGCGCCATCGCCTCCTTCGTCACGCTTTTTTACGCAGGGCGTGGCTGGGGCCATGCCGCTTTGGCGCTGAGCGCCTTCGGCGGTTTCTTTATCCTCTCGCGGCTCCTGCTCGTCAGCAGCATCGCGCGCATCGGGGCGTTGCGGATGGCGATGCTCTGTTTTCTGGCCGAAGGCGCCGGTCTGCTCGTGCTGGGTGTCGCCTGGTCTCCGGCCATCGCCATCATCGGTGCGGCGCTGACGGGCTTCGGCTTCGGCCCGATCTTCCCGGCGCTGGGGATCGAGGCGCTGGAGCGTGTGCCCGCCACAAGTCGCGGCGCCGCGCTCGGCGTGTTTTCCGTCTTCCTGGACCTCGCTTTAGGTGTCACTGGCCCGGCGGCCGGGTTTATCCAGGCCTCTTTCGGCTATTCGGCCATCTACCTTTTTGCGGCCGCCGCCGCGGTCGCCGGGGGAGGAATCATGATCGCGCTGGGTGGGATGGTGAGACCGACCCCCAGGTTACCCTAA
- a CDS encoding MFS transporter has translation MADIAASPTLLPPPRTRPFGRRYAFVVIGVVFLALLVSAGLRGTIGVLMVPWQDAFGWSRATIALAAAIGIFLYGLMGPFAAALIQRFGVRRVMLSALVLMAAATASSVFMTRPWQLFLTWGVLSGLGTGCVANVLGAIIANRWFTTNRGLVMGLLTASTATGTLIFTPGLAAIAAHAGWRPVVLTVAAAAAVMIPLIAFLLPERPASIGLTAWGAPAGAAPPGPPAMSFIGNAIGGLMMGIRTRTFWLLFASFYICGFTTNGMVGTHLIALCADHGIGETRAAGLLAMMGVFDLVGTTLSGWLTDRFDPRKLLFVYYGLRGLSLIYLPFSGFGLYGLSFFAVFYGLDWIATVPPTLRLATEAFGESRTPVVFGWIVAGHQLGAASAAFMAGLVRTIDGSYMPAFMLAGLLAVGAAFFAIFINAPAATAAAHKEIPA, from the coding sequence ATGGCCGATATCGCTGCGTCCCCCACCCTTTTGCCTCCCCCCCGCACGCGACCCTTCGGGCGCCGCTATGCCTTCGTCGTGATCGGCGTGGTGTTCCTGGCGCTGCTCGTCTCCGCCGGGTTGCGCGGCACCATCGGTGTGCTGATGGTGCCATGGCAGGATGCCTTCGGCTGGAGCCGCGCCACCATCGCCCTCGCCGCCGCCATCGGCATCTTCCTGTATGGCCTGATGGGGCCCTTTGCCGCAGCCCTGATCCAGCGTTTCGGTGTCCGCCGCGTGATGCTGAGCGCCCTGGTTCTGATGGCGGCGGCCACCGCCTCCAGCGTCTTCATGACCCGTCCCTGGCAGCTCTTTCTCACCTGGGGCGTGCTGTCCGGCCTCGGCACCGGCTGTGTCGCCAATGTGCTCGGTGCCATCATCGCCAATCGCTGGTTCACGACCAATCGCGGCCTCGTCATGGGGCTGCTGACGGCGAGCACCGCGACGGGCACGCTGATCTTCACGCCGGGCCTGGCCGCCATCGCCGCCCACGCCGGCTGGCGGCCGGTGGTGCTGACCGTGGCCGCCGCTGCCGCCGTGATGATTCCGCTGATCGCCTTCCTGTTGCCGGAGCGGCCGGCCTCGATCGGCCTCACCGCCTGGGGCGCACCGGCTGGCGCTGCGCCCCCTGGCCCGCCGGCGATGTCCTTCATCGGCAATGCCATCGGCGGCTTGATGATGGGCATCCGCACCCGGACCTTCTGGCTGCTGTTTGCCAGCTTCTATATCTGCGGCTTCACGACCAACGGCATGGTCGGCACGCATCTCATCGCCCTCTGCGCCGATCACGGCATCGGGGAAACCCGCGCCGCCGGCTTGCTGGCCATGATGGGGGTCTTCGACCTGGTCGGCACGACCTTGTCGGGCTGGCTGACGGACCGCTTCGACCCGCGCAAGCTGCTGTTCGTCTATTACGGCTTGCGCGGGCTTTCCCTGATCTACCTGCCCTTCTCCGGCTTCGGCCTGTATGGCCTGTCCTTCTTCGCGGTCTTCTATGGTCTCGACTGGATCGCCACGGTGCCGCCGACGCTCCGCCTCGCGACCGAAGCGTTCGGGGAGAGCCGGACGCCTGTGGTCTTCGGCTGGATCGTCGCCGGCCACCAACTCGGCGCGGCCAGCGCGGCCTTCATGGCCGGGCTTGTTCGCACCATCGATGGGTCCTACATGCCGGCCTTCATGCTGGCCGGCCTGCTCGCGGTCGGCGCCGCGTTCTTCGCCATCTTCATCAATGCGCCGGCCGCCACGGCCGCTGCGCACAAGGAAATCCCTGCATGA
- a CDS encoding SDR family oxidoreductase, which produces MIVLITGASAGFGAAIARTLVTEGHKIIAVGRRTDRLADLAHELGRERVLPVTLDVTDRAAVASAIEGLPEGWAEIDILVNNAGLARGLSPAHEAKLDDWDAMIDTNVKGLTYMTRAVLPGMVARDRGHVVNIGSVAGNWPYPGGNVYGATKAFVRQLSLNLRADLYGTKVRVTNVEPGLVGGTEFSSVRFDGDQAKADAPYANTTPLTAEDVAETVRWIVTLPAHFNVNTIEIMPVVQSFAGLKIFKTEG; this is translated from the coding sequence ATGATCGTTCTCATCACGGGCGCGAGCGCCGGCTTCGGAGCCGCGATCGCGCGCACGCTCGTCACCGAAGGCCATAAGATCATTGCTGTGGGTCGCCGCACCGATCGTCTGGCCGATCTCGCCCATGAACTGGGCCGCGAGCGCGTGCTGCCCGTGACGCTGGACGTAACGGATCGTGCCGCCGTGGCCAGTGCCATTGAAGGCCTGCCGGAAGGCTGGGCCGAGATCGATATTCTGGTCAATAACGCCGGCCTCGCGCGCGGCCTTTCCCCGGCCCACGAGGCGAAGCTCGACGATTGGGATGCGATGATCGACACCAATGTGAAGGGCCTCACCTATATGACGCGGGCCGTTCTGCCGGGCATGGTGGCGCGCGATCGCGGCCATGTGGTGAATATCGGCTCGGTCGCCGGCAACTGGCCCTATCCCGGCGGCAACGTCTATGGCGCGACCAAGGCGTTCGTGCGCCAGCTGTCTCTCAACCTGCGGGCGGATCTGTACGGAACCAAGGTCAGGGTGACGAATGTCGAGCCCGGTCTGGTCGGCGGCACGGAATTCTCCAGCGTTCGCTTCGATGGCGACCAGGCCAAGGCCGATGCCCCCTATGCCAATACCACGCCGCTGACGGCCGAGGATGTGGCCGAAACCGTGCGCTGGATCGTGACCTTGCCGGCGCATTTCAACGTCAATACGATCGAGATCATGCCCGTGGTGCAGAGCTTCGCGGGGCTGAAGATCTTCAAGACCGAGGGCTGA
- the rplU gene encoding 50S ribosomal protein L21 has product MFAVIRTGGKQYRVVPNSILKVEKLEAEAGSTITFDEILAVGEEGGATSIGAPFVAGATVTATVVAQDRLAKIIIFKKRRRQNSRRKNGHRQHVTVLRIADIVAA; this is encoded by the coding sequence ATGTTCGCAGTCATCCGCACTGGCGGAAAGCAGTATCGCGTCGTGCCCAATAGCATTCTCAAGGTCGAGAAGCTTGAGGCCGAAGCCGGCAGCACCATCACCTTCGACGAGATTCTCGCCGTGGGCGAAGAAGGCGGCGCCACCTCGATCGGCGCCCCGTTCGTCGCCGGCGCTACCGTCACGGCCACCGTCGTCGCCCAGGACCGCCTCGCGAAGATCATCATCTTCAAGAAGCGCCGCCGGCAGAACAGCCGCCGCAAGAACGGCCATCGCCAGCACGTCACCGTGCTGCGCATCGCCGACATTGTGGCCGCCTAA
- the rpmA gene encoding 50S ribosomal protein L27: protein MAHKKAGGSSRNGRDTAGRRLGVKKFGGESVVAGNIIIRQRGTKMKPGANVGLGKDHTIFALIDGHVKFQEKAERMHVSVTPLPLAAE from the coding sequence ATGGCTCATAAAAAAGCAGGCGGCTCGTCCCGCAACGGCCGCGATACCGCGGGCCGACGCCTCGGCGTCAAGAAGTTCGGCGGCGAGAGCGTCGTGGCCGGCAACATCATCATCCGCCAGCGCGGCACGAAGATGAAGCCCGGCGCCAATGTCGGCCTGGGCAAAGATCACACGATCTTTGCCCTGATCGACGGTCACGTTAAGTTTCAGGAGAAGGCCGAGCGGATGCATGTCTCCGTCACGCCGCTTCCGCTGGCTGCCGAGTAA
- the obgE gene encoding GTPase ObgE, producing MKFLDQAKIYVRSGDGGNGAVAFRREKYIEFGGPDGGSGGRGGDIIFEAAPDLNTLIDFRYSQHFKAPKGGNGSGSDRTGAAADTVLIKVPVGTEILAEDRETLLADIDHPGARVVLCRGGDGGFGNAHFKSSTNRAPRRADKGWPGEERWIWLRLKLIADIGLVGMPNAGKSTFLSVVSAARPKIADYPFTTLAPQLGVVRPTEYEEFVLADIPGLIEGAHEGVGLGDRFLGHVERCAALLHLVDGAAGDVVQAWRTVREELIAYGGGLAEKNEILVLNKSDAMSPRETSARRAALAKASGKTVMVASGVTRAGVPEVLRLLMNIVNEERADRALAYKRAASA from the coding sequence ATGAAGTTTCTCGACCAAGCCAAGATCTATGTGCGTTCCGGCGACGGCGGTAATGGCGCGGTCGCGTTCCGACGGGAAAAGTATATCGAGTTCGGCGGGCCGGATGGCGGCAGCGGCGGCCGTGGCGGCGACATCATCTTCGAAGCCGCGCCCGACCTGAATACGCTGATCGATTTCCGCTATTCGCAGCATTTCAAGGCGCCCAAGGGCGGCAATGGCTCGGGCAGTGACCGCACCGGTGCCGCCGCCGACACCGTGCTCATCAAGGTGCCGGTTGGAACCGAGATCCTGGCCGAGGACCGCGAAACGCTGCTCGCCGATATCGATCATCCCGGCGCCCGCGTCGTGCTGTGCCGGGGCGGCGACGGCGGCTTCGGCAATGCCCATTTCAAGAGCAGCACCAACCGCGCCCCGCGCCGCGCCGATAAAGGCTGGCCGGGCGAGGAGCGCTGGATCTGGCTGCGCCTGAAGCTGATCGCCGATATCGGCCTGGTCGGCATGCCCAATGCCGGCAAATCCACCTTCCTCTCCGTGGTCTCCGCCGCGCGGCCGAAGATCGCGGATTACCCCTTCACCACCCTCGCCCCCCAACTCGGCGTCGTGCGCCCGACGGAATACGAGGAGTTCGTGCTCGCCGATATTCCCGGCCTGATCGAGGGCGCCCATGAGGGCGTCGGTCTCGGTGACCGTTTCCTCGGCCATGTCGAGCGTTGTGCGGCCTTGCTGCATCTCGTCGATGGCGCCGCGGGGGACGTGGTGCAGGCCTGGCGCACGGTGCGGGAGGAGCTGATCGCCTATGGCGGCGGTCTGGCCGAGAAGAACGAAATTCTGGTGCTCAATAAGTCGGACGCCATGTCCCCGCGCGAAACCTCGGCCCGGCGCGCGGCCCTGGCCAAAGCCTCGGGCAAGACCGTCATGGTTGCGTCGGGCGTCACCCGGGCCGGTGTGCCAGAGGTGCTGCGGCTGCTGATGAACATCGTGAACGAGGAACGGGCCGACCGCGCCCTCGCCTATAAGCGCGCCGCAAGCGCGTGA
- the proB gene encoding glutamate 5-kinase, translating to MSAAATLAAVPSVAKARRLVIKLGSALVVDPDAAATRTGWLDEVAEDIAALQRTGVEIIVVSSGAIALARRTLNLTQPRLRLEEKQAAAAVGQIRLAQAWSEALSAHGLTAAQLLLTMEDTEDRRRYLNARATLTTLLGLGCVPVINENDTVATAEIRFGDNDRLAARVAEMVQADQLVLFSDIDGLYTADPRRDPAAQHIPIVAGMTTEIDAMGGEPPPGYSSGGMRTKLVAARIATGAGCAMAIALGHRPHPVRALVEGARCTWFMPTIDGRSARKRWIAGSLSPLGTVTVDAGAARALAGGRSLLPAGVAGVAGEFSRGDAVRVQGPGGLEVARGLSAYNSEDARRIMGHRSEEIEAILGWRGRDELIHRDDLVLV from the coding sequence GTGAGTGCGGCCGCCACCCTGGCCGCCGTGCCCTCGGTCGCGAAGGCGCGTCGGCTCGTCATCAAGCTCGGCAGCGCGCTGGTGGTGGACCCCGATGCCGCCGCGACCCGCACCGGCTGGCTCGATGAAGTGGCGGAGGATATCGCGGCGCTGCAACGCACCGGCGTGGAGATTATCGTCGTCTCCTCCGGCGCCATTGCCCTCGCCCGCCGCACCCTGAACCTGACCCAGCCGAGGCTGCGGCTGGAAGAGAAGCAGGCGGCGGCAGCGGTGGGGCAGATCCGCCTCGCCCAGGCCTGGAGCGAAGCGCTTTCGGCGCATGGCCTGACGGCGGCGCAATTGCTGCTGACGATGGAAGATACCGAGGATCGGAGGCGCTACCTCAATGCGAGGGCGACACTCACCACGCTGCTCGGCCTCGGCTGCGTGCCGGTGATCAACGAGAACGACACGGTAGCGACGGCCGAGATCCGGTTCGGCGACAACGACCGCCTCGCCGCCCGCGTCGCGGAAATGGTGCAGGCCGATCAGCTCGTGCTGTTTTCCGACATCGACGGCCTCTATACGGCCGATCCGCGTCGGGATCCGGCGGCGCAGCACATCCCCATCGTCGCCGGCATGACGACGGAGATCGACGCCATGGGGGGCGAGCCGCCGCCCGGCTATTCCTCCGGCGGCATGCGCACCAAGCTGGTCGCGGCCCGCATTGCCACGGGCGCCGGCTGTGCCATGGCGATCGCGCTGGGTCATCGCCCGCATCCAGTGCGCGCCCTGGTGGAGGGTGCGCGCTGCACCTGGTTCATGCCCACGATCGACGGGCGCTCAGCCCGCAAGCGCTGGATCGCCGGCAGCCTGTCACCGCTCGGCACGGTCACGGTCGATGCCGGCGCGGCGCGGGCGCTGGCGGGCGGGCGGTCGCTGCTGCCCGCAGGGGTGGCGGGTGTCGCGGGAGAGTTTTCGCGTGGAGACGCCGTGCGTGTGCAGGGGCCCGGCGGCCTCGAAGTGGCGCGCGGGCTGTCGGCCTATAACAGCGAGGACGCGCGGCGCATCATGGGCCACCGGTCAGAGGAGATCGAGGCGATCCTCGGCTGGCGCGGGCGGGACGAACTGATCCACCGGGACGATTTGGTTCTGGTGTAG
- a CDS encoding acyltransferase family protein has protein sequence MSAKDEIDALTGIRGVAAVTVITYHIYPSEEFPWGLHQFIARGYLSVDLFFVLSGFVMALNYGQMFRDPVRIPAIGTFLLRRIARLYPLYIVFLALRVGYSLLTYHSVTVPGFWFAMNLEHPAKDLIANSLMIQSWGVAKAITNPTWSISTEWGAYFLFPFMVTPILFRGQWSVMFATLVAVALVIAASIMTGYDGTTHNGALDANDGRTMVPMLRCLGGFALGVITFRAFQISWVKRLAGSGIGWLVIAYMLTAIALHAHDLVIYPAFPLLVLCLACDKGWLGAVFSWKPIFELGVLSYTIYVIHNVWFRPFQWLRAELPKQMPMPVAQMVVAAFLILSIGGAAIALHRWVEVPGRRLVRTLSRSFETRSSPSPRGG, from the coding sequence ATGTCGGCCAAGGACGAGATCGACGCCCTCACGGGGATTCGCGGTGTCGCCGCCGTCACGGTCATCACCTATCACATCTACCCGTCCGAGGAGTTTCCCTGGGGACTGCACCAGTTCATCGCGCGGGGCTATCTGTCGGTCGATCTCTTCTTCGTTCTCAGCGGTTTCGTCATGGCGCTGAATTACGGGCAGATGTTCCGCGATCCTGTGCGGATACCTGCCATCGGCACCTTCCTGTTGCGCCGTATCGCCCGCCTCTATCCGCTCTACATCGTCTTTCTGGCGCTGCGGGTCGGCTATTCGCTCTTAACGTATCACAGCGTCACCGTGCCCGGATTCTGGTTCGCGATGAATCTGGAGCATCCAGCGAAAGACCTCATCGCCAATAGCCTGATGATCCAGTCCTGGGGGGTCGCGAAGGCGATCACCAACCCGACATGGTCGATCAGCACCGAATGGGGCGCCTATTTCCTGTTCCCCTTCATGGTGACGCCGATCCTGTTTCGCGGCCAATGGTCGGTGATGTTCGCGACGCTCGTCGCCGTCGCTCTCGTCATCGCCGCCAGCATCATGACCGGTTATGATGGGACAACGCATAACGGCGCGCTGGATGCCAATGACGGCCGCACGATGGTGCCGATGCTGCGCTGCCTGGGCGGCTTTGCGCTCGGCGTTATCACCTTCCGCGCCTTTCAGATCAGCTGGGTGAAACGCCTTGCAGGCTCCGGCATCGGTTGGCTGGTCATCGCCTATATGCTTACCGCGATCGCGCTGCATGCGCATGACCTTGTGATCTACCCGGCCTTCCCGTTGCTGGTCCTGTGCCTCGCCTGTGACAAGGGCTGGCTGGGCGCCGTGTTTTCGTGGAAGCCGATCTTCGAACTCGGGGTTTTGTCCTACACCATCTACGTCATCCACAATGTGTGGTTCCGCCCGTTCCAGTGGCTGCGGGCAGAGTTGCCCAAGCAAATGCCAATGCCGGTAGCGCAGATGGTGGTGGCGGCCTTCCTGATTCTGAGCATCGGCGGCGCGGCGATCGCGTTGCATCGCTGGGTCGAAGTGCCCGGCCGGCGGCTGGTGCGGACTCTGTCCCGGTCCTTCGAAACGCGGAGTTCGCCGTCGCCGCGCGGCGGCTGA
- a CDS encoding DUF3833 family protein has protein sequence MRPMLVLLALPLLMAGCARQPVTAFADRTPQFHVEDFYNGHSRGYGFFFSRGGDVVKQFTADENGTWDGQVLHLHEHYLFSDNTTQDRDWTYTKDPDGTWIGRTPDVVGVTRGRESGNAYRMHYTFNLKSSGSDHTLDFDDWQWMVAPKIMMNRAWGTKLGFEFGEIEATFIHD, from the coding sequence ATGCGCCCGATGCTCGTCCTCCTTGCTCTGCCGCTGCTGATGGCGGGATGCGCACGCCAGCCGGTGACCGCCTTCGCGGACCGGACGCCACAGTTCCATGTCGAGGATTTCTACAACGGCCACTCGCGCGGTTACGGATTCTTCTTCTCGCGTGGCGGCGATGTCGTGAAGCAGTTCACCGCTGACGAGAACGGCACCTGGGACGGTCAGGTGCTGCATCTGCATGAGCATTATCTATTCTCGGATAACACGACCCAGGATCGCGACTGGACCTATACCAAAGACCCTGACGGCACCTGGATCGGCCGGACGCCGGATGTGGTGGGCGTCACGCGCGGCCGCGAATCCGGCAACGCCTATCGGATGCATTACACGTTCAATCTGAAGAGCAGCGGATCTGACCACACGCTCGACTTCGACGATTGGCAGTGGATGGTGGCGCCGAAGATCATGATGAACCGCGCCTGGGGCACGAAGCTCGGCTTCGAGTTCGGTGAGATCGAAGCGACCTTCATCCACGACTAG
- a CDS encoding site-specific tyrosine recombinase XerD, translated as MAVLLERHGLMDRHLESFLEMMAAERGAARNTLAAYRADLDDLQAFLTTRGESLSTSGTADLRAYLVSLADAGLSPRTQARRLAAMRQFHKFLLREGVRPDDPARLLDSPKPSAALPKNLTEAEVEHLLRAAAEAPGLRGLTMRAGLEILYASGLRISELLSLQSVALTADAEMLLVRGKGGKDRVVPLSDAAREAARALRAARKKQGRWLFPGRDSRKPLTRQAFFLHLKQTVLTAGLDPARVSPHVLRHSFASHLLGRGADLRSLQMLLGHADIATTQIYTHLLAERLQKLVEQHHPLALAYMAGERLHPTEAAER; from the coding sequence ATGGCAGTTCTCTTGGAGCGGCATGGGCTGATGGATCGCCATCTCGAATCCTTCCTGGAGATGATGGCGGCCGAGCGTGGCGCCGCGCGCAATACCCTGGCGGCTTATCGCGCGGATCTCGACGATCTTCAGGCGTTCCTCACGACACGCGGGGAAAGCCTGTCGACCAGCGGCACGGCGGATTTGCGCGCCTATCTGGTGTCCCTGGCGGATGCCGGCCTCTCACCACGCACCCAGGCGCGCCGTCTCGCGGCTATGCGCCAGTTTCACAAGTTCCTGCTGCGGGAGGGGGTGCGGCCGGACGATCCGGCCAGGCTGCTCGATTCCCCCAAACCGAGTGCGGCGTTGCCCAAGAATCTGACGGAGGCGGAGGTCGAGCATTTGCTGCGCGCGGCGGCCGAGGCGCCGGGCCTGCGGGGCCTGACCATGCGCGCCGGCCTGGAGATCCTCTACGCCAGCGGCTTGCGGATCTCAGAACTGCTGTCGCTCCAATCCGTAGCTCTGACGGCGGATGCCGAGATGCTGCTGGTGCGCGGCAAGGGCGGCAAGGACCGCGTGGTGCCCCTGTCGGATGCGGCGCGGGAGGCGGCGAGGGCGCTCCGCGCCGCGCGCAAGAAGCAGGGGCGCTGGCTGTTTCCGGGCCGAGATTCTCGAAAGCCGCTGACGCGGCAGGCCTTCTTCCTTCACCTCAAGCAGACGGTGCTGACGGCCGGGCTCGATCCCGCGCGCGTGTCGCCGCATGTGCTGCGGCACTCCTTCGCGTCGCATCTCTTGGGGCGCGGCGCCGATCTGCGCAGCCTGCAAATGCTGTTGGGTCACGCCGATATCGCGACGACGCAGATCTACACGCATCTTCTGGCGGAGCGGCTGCAGAAGCTGGTGGAGCAGCATCACCCTTTGGCCTTGGCCTATATGGCCGGGGAGCGTCTGCATCCGACGGAGGCGGCCGAGCGTTAA
- a CDS encoding DMT family transporter → MQRLIGIGLIAASAAAYSLAGYFTRLIPLDVMTLLFWRGLFAGLMISALVIIQHRGAAWRETRAIGWPGLLIAGLTVLSSYLYLGALRHTTVAAVSVIYATLPFLTAGLAWLLLRERGTLREVVAGLVALIGVAVMAHGEIGSGRLGGDLLAFGMTMVFGITIVLIRRGRTISMLPAVALSCLLTAAIAWPFAKTGPLTALPMLHLILFGTLQLGLGLALLTTGMRLVSSTQAALVGLLDVPLAPIWVWIAFGEVPPMLTLVGGAVVLGAVVYTMGARSPAVGQIAAAIRPTSASTASRSGIDADKPT, encoded by the coding sequence ATGCAGCGGCTCATCGGAATAGGCCTCATCGCGGCATCGGCCGCCGCCTATAGCCTGGCGGGCTATTTCACTCGGCTGATTCCGCTGGATGTCATGACGCTGCTGTTCTGGCGTGGCCTCTTTGCCGGGTTGATGATCAGCGCCCTGGTTATCATCCAGCATCGTGGCGCGGCCTGGCGGGAAACGCGTGCCATCGGCTGGCCTGGCCTGCTCATCGCTGGGCTGACGGTGCTGTCCTCGTATCTCTATCTCGGCGCGCTGCGCCACACGACCGTGGCCGCCGTCTCGGTCATCTATGCGACGCTGCCCTTCCTCACGGCGGGCCTCGCCTGGCTGCTGTTGCGGGAGCGCGGCACGCTGCGCGAAGTGGTGGCCGGGCTGGTGGCGCTGATCGGCGTCGCGGTCATGGCCCATGGGGAAATTGGCTCCGGCCGCCTGGGCGGTGATCTGCTGGCTTTCGGCATGACGATGGTCTTCGGCATCACGATCGTCTTGATCCGGCGCGGCCGCACCATCTCGATGTTGCCGGCTGTGGCCTTGTCTTGCTTGCTGACGGCAGCCATCGCCTGGCCCTTTGCCAAGACCGGTCCGCTCACGGCCTTGCCGATGCTGCACCTCATTCTGTTCGGAACTTTGCAGCTCGGCCTCGGGCTCGCCTTGCTGACGACCGGGATGCGCCTCGTCTCCTCCACCCAAGCGGCACTCGTCGGGCTGCTGGATGTGCCGCTGGCGCCGATCTGGGTGTGGATCGCCTTCGGCGAAGTGCCACCGATGCTGACGCTTGTGGGTGGCGCCGTCGTGCTGGGCGCCGTGGTTTATACGATGGGCGCGCGCAGCCCGGCAGTCGGTCAGATCGCGGCGGCGATCCGCCCGACATCCGCGAGCACGGCCTCCCGATCCGGCATCGACGCGGACAAGCCGACATAG
- the bla gene encoding class A beta-lactamase, with protein sequence MLSRRLLLTGALLAASDLPAVAGSPEDGLADLEGKHGGRLGVAILDTGTMRRTAHRGDELFPLCSTYKCLAAAYVLARVDRGQESLSRRIAYAKSDLVAYSPVTGKRVGGDGMTLAEICEAAVTLSDNTAGNLLLDSFGGPAALTAYFRSLGDEVTRLDRREPALNDVDPGDPRDSTTPAAMAGLMRAVVVGTALSAGSRAQLVAWLVGNKTGGKRLRAGVPAGWRLGDKTGSGPKGITNDVAILWPPGRALIIVTAFYVGLSASMPDREAVLADVGRIAAAI encoded by the coding sequence ATGCTGTCGCGCCGTTTGTTGCTGACCGGGGCGCTTCTCGCGGCGTCGGACCTGCCGGCGGTGGCCGGTTCACCTGAGGACGGTCTCGCCGATCTCGAAGGGAAACACGGTGGACGACTGGGCGTCGCGATCCTGGACACCGGAACGATGAGGCGGACCGCGCATCGTGGCGATGAGCTGTTTCCACTTTGCAGCACCTATAAATGTCTCGCCGCCGCTTACGTTCTGGCGCGGGTCGATCGCGGTCAGGAAAGCCTCAGCCGGCGGATCGCCTATGCGAAGAGTGACCTGGTCGCCTATTCCCCGGTCACCGGTAAGCGTGTCGGCGGTGACGGAATGACGCTGGCGGAAATTTGCGAAGCCGCCGTGACGCTGAGCGACAATACGGCCGGGAATCTTCTGCTCGACAGTTTTGGCGGCCCGGCGGCTTTGACTGCGTATTTCCGTTCCCTGGGTGATGAGGTGACGCGCCTCGACCGACGCGAGCCGGCCCTGAACGATGTGGATCCCGGCGATCCGCGTGACAGCACGACGCCGGCTGCGATGGCCGGGCTCATGCGCGCCGTCGTGGTGGGAACCGCGCTGTCGGCCGGGTCGCGGGCGCAACTCGTCGCTTGGCTCGTCGGCAACAAGACGGGCGGCAAGCGTCTGCGGGCCGGCGTGCCGGCTGGTTGGCGCCTGGGAGACAAGACGGGCTCCGGTCCAAAGGGCATCACCAACGACGTCGCCATCCTCTGGCCGCCTGGCCGCGCACTGATCATCGTGACGGCCTTCTATGTCGGCTTGTCCGCGTCGATGCCGGATCGGGAGGCCGTGCTCGCGGATGTCGGGCGGATCGCCGCCGCGATCTGA